In [Leptolyngbya] sp. PCC 7376, a genomic segment contains:
- the secA gene encoding preprotein translocase subunit SecA encodes MFKKLFGDPNARKLKKFQPIVAEINLLAEDFEKLTDEDLARKTIEFRNKLDKSDSDEETEEILDDILPEAFALVREAGGRVLGMRHFDVQLLGGIVLHKGQIAEMRTGEGKTLVATLPSYLNGLTGKGVHVVTVNDYLARRDAEWMGQVHRFLGLSVGLIQNAMGPAEKIENYNCDITYTTNSELGFDYLRDNMATAMSEVVQRPFNYCVIDEVDSILIDEARTPLIISGQVERPTEKYMQAAEIARQLIPQEEEDGIGDYEVDEKARNVLMTDEGFAKAEQLLGVNDLYDSDNPWAHYIFNAVKAKELFKRDVNYMVRGEEVMIVDEFTGRVMPGRRWSDGLHQAIEAQENVPIQKETQTLANITYQNFFLLYPKLSGMTGTAKTEETEFEKVYNLEVTIIPTNRTIARQDWSDVVYKNEQAKWKAVAEEAAEEHKKGRPVLVGTTSVEKSEVVSNYLQELEVPHNLLNARPENVEKESEIVAQAGRKGAVTIATNMAGRGTDIILGGNAEYMARLKMREYFMPMIVRPEDDQIVAGGRGNGSGGGQGFDANAPKKKKKTWKTTLDIYPTELSGETEKMLKDAVKFAVSKYGEQNLTELEAEEKLAIASENAPTDDPVIQKLREVYKAIESTYVSLTGAEHDEVIQNGGLHVMGTERHESRRIDNQLRGRAGRQGDPGSTRFFLSLEDNLLRIFGGDRVAGLMNAFRVEEDMPIESKMLTGSLEGAQKKVETFYYDARKQVFEYDEVMNNQRRAIYAERRRVLEGQDLKEQVIQYAEKTMSEIVDAYVNQDLPPEEWKLDKLLDKSKEFVYLLEDLQPSDIEDMTVPEMKTFLHEEIRKAYDIKEHQVDQNQPGLMRQAERFFILQQIDTLWREHLQAIDALRESVGLRGYGQKDPLIEYKQEGYEMFLEMMIDIRRNVVYSLFQFQPQKQPQQAQTA; translated from the coding sequence ATGTTCAAGAAGTTATTTGGCGATCCTAACGCCCGTAAACTCAAAAAGTTTCAACCCATCGTTGCGGAAATTAATCTTCTGGCAGAGGACTTTGAGAAACTCACAGATGAAGACCTCGCTCGCAAAACAATAGAATTTCGCAACAAACTGGATAAATCTGACAGTGACGAAGAAACCGAAGAAATTTTAGATGATATTCTGCCTGAAGCCTTTGCTTTGGTAAGAGAAGCTGGTGGTCGAGTACTTGGAATGCGCCACTTTGATGTGCAATTACTGGGCGGCATCGTTCTCCATAAAGGTCAAATCGCAGAGATGAGAACGGGTGAAGGTAAAACACTCGTCGCGACGCTTCCTTCCTATCTCAATGGTTTAACGGGTAAAGGTGTTCATGTCGTCACAGTAAATGACTACCTTGCTCGTCGTGACGCGGAATGGATGGGACAAGTGCATCGTTTCTTAGGATTGAGCGTTGGCTTAATCCAAAATGCAATGGGTCCCGCCGAAAAGATTGAAAATTATAATTGCGACATTACTTATACAACTAACTCTGAACTGGGTTTTGATTATCTCCGCGATAACATGGCCACAGCGATGTCAGAGGTTGTACAACGTCCCTTCAACTACTGCGTAATTGACGAAGTTGACTCGATTCTCATTGATGAAGCAAGAACACCTCTCATTATCTCTGGTCAGGTTGAGCGACCAACTGAAAAGTACATGCAAGCCGCTGAGATCGCTCGTCAGTTGATCCCTCAGGAAGAGGAAGACGGCATTGGTGATTATGAAGTTGATGAAAAGGCTCGCAACGTCTTGATGACTGATGAAGGTTTTGCGAAGGCAGAACAACTACTTGGTGTTAATGATCTATATGATTCAGATAATCCTTGGGCACATTACATCTTCAATGCAGTTAAGGCTAAGGAACTCTTTAAGCGCGACGTAAATTATATGGTTCGTGGCGAAGAAGTCATGATCGTAGACGAATTTACGGGTCGTGTAATGCCTGGTCGTCGTTGGAGTGATGGTTTACACCAAGCGATTGAAGCACAGGAAAATGTGCCGATTCAGAAGGAAACGCAAACACTCGCGAATATTACTTACCAGAATTTCTTCCTGCTCTATCCAAAGCTTTCGGGCATGACGGGTACAGCAAAAACTGAAGAGACTGAATTTGAAAAAGTTTATAACCTTGAAGTAACAATTATTCCGACGAACCGTACAATTGCACGTCAGGATTGGTCGGATGTTGTTTATAAGAATGAACAAGCGAAATGGAAGGCTGTAGCAGAAGAGGCAGCCGAAGAGCATAAAAAAGGTCGCCCTGTTCTCGTTGGTACAACCAGTGTCGAGAAATCTGAAGTTGTCTCTAACTATCTCCAAGAGCTTGAGGTTCCGCATAATCTACTCAACGCTCGTCCTGAAAATGTAGAGAAAGAATCAGAAATTGTCGCACAAGCCGGCCGTAAAGGGGCCGTAACGATCGCCACCAACATGGCTGGTCGTGGTACAGACATCATTCTGGGTGGTAATGCTGAATACATGGCGCGTCTGAAGATGCGCGAGTATTTTATGCCTATGATTGTGCGTCCTGAGGATGATCAGATAGTTGCCGGTGGCCGCGGCAATGGTAGCGGTGGCGGTCAAGGATTTGATGCGAATGCACCCAAGAAAAAGAAAAAGACTTGGAAGACAACTCTTGATATCTATCCGACTGAGCTATCTGGAGAAACAGAGAAGATGCTCAAGGATGCAGTGAAATTCGCAGTGAGTAAGTATGGCGAGCAGAATCTCACGGAACTGGAAGCTGAGGAAAAGTTGGCGATCGCCTCAGAGAATGCCCCGACTGATGATCCTGTAATTCAAAAATTACGAGAAGTTTACAAAGCGATTGAGTCTACCTATGTTTCTTTAACTGGCGCTGAACATGATGAAGTGATTCAGAATGGTGGTTTACACGTGATGGGTACAGAACGTCACGAATCCCGCCGGATTGATAATCAGCTCCGTGGTCGTGCCGGCCGTCAAGGTGACCCTGGTTCGACTCGTTTCTTCCTCAGTCTCGAAGATAATCTCCTCCGTATTTTTGGTGGCGATCGCGTCGCTGGTCTGATGAATGCTTTCCGCGTCGAAGAGGATATGCCTATTGAATCAAAGATGTTGACTGGTTCCCTCGAAGGCGCACAAAAGAAAGTGGAAACTTTCTACTACGATGCCCGGAAACAGGTCTTTGAATATGATGAAGTGATGAACAATCAGCGTCGTGCAATCTATGCAGAACGTCGTCGCGTCCTAGAAGGTCAAGATCTTAAGGAGCAAGTGATTCAGTACGCCGAGAAGACCATGAGTGAAATTGTGGATGCTTATGTGAATCAGGATTTACCGCCTGAGGAATGGAAGCTCGACAAGCTTCTCGATAAGTCGAAAGAGTTTGTTTATCTCCTCGAAGATCTACAGCCCAGCGATATTGAAGATATGACTGTGCCTGAAATGAAGACGTTCCTTCATGAGGAAATTCGGAAAGCCTATGACATTAAAGAGCATCAGGTAGACCAAAATCAGCCTGGTCTAATGCGTCAGGCAGAGCGTTTCTTTATCCTCCAGCAAATCGATACGCTCTGGCGTGAACACCTCCAGGCGATTGATGCATTGCGTGAATCTGTTGGCTTACGAGGTTATGGTCAAAAAGATCCACTCATCGAATACAAGCAAGAAGGCTACGAAATGTTCCTTGAGATGATGATCGATATTCGTCGGAATGTAGTTTATTCTCTCTTCCAATTCCAGCCTCAAAAGCAGCCTCAACAAGCGCAGACTGCTTAG
- a CDS encoding transposase family protein has protein sequence MSESLLDALSRIENPRQASGRRHSLSLILLIIIMAGMSGEWGYRGIGRFIERHRRELIIAGKEWVKTE, from the coding sequence ATGAGCGAAAGCTTACTCGATGCACTGAGTCGTATTGAAAACCCGAGACAGGCTTCCGGACGAAGACACTCATTATCTTTGATATTACTGATAATCATCATGGCAGGTATGAGTGGTGAATGGGGATATCGAGGTATTGGGCGATTTATTGAGCGACATCGCCGGGAGCTGATTATAGCAGGCAAGGAGTGGGTTAAGACAGAATAG
- a CDS encoding IS6 family transposase, whose translation MDCPHCHSTEFSLLQQRTNLGYHRFRCKICRRTYNERTATPFNFVEVPTDIIFEVLFVRVRYKLSYRDVAEFYLLRGFQFSHETVRDWEEHFLPYFTEHIREKRRGKIGQVWFVDETYVKVSGRWCYLYRGIDQDGNLVDVRLSDKRDMAGTKAFFEMAREISGESPEQVFTDGLKSYPRAIDEELGKEVEHQVIGCQGNPVEQSHRGQKDRYYPTLGFGALESAQRFCQAFDEVNNVLRPRRQMREFVSLSEQRDRFFHGVEALHNIFNAT comes from the coding sequence ATGGACTGTCCTCATTGTCATTCAACAGAATTTTCTCTCCTTCAACAAAGAACTAACCTTGGTTACCATCGCTTTCGTTGTAAAATCTGCCGTCGCACCTATAACGAGCGCACTGCAACCCCTTTCAATTTTGTTGAAGTTCCAACAGACATTATCTTCGAAGTGTTATTCGTTCGAGTCAGATATAAACTCAGCTATCGAGATGTCGCTGAATTCTATTTGCTTCGCGGATTTCAATTCAGCCATGAAACTGTTCGGGACTGGGAGGAGCATTTCCTGCCTTATTTCACCGAACACATTCGAGAAAAACGACGAGGAAAAATAGGGCAAGTCTGGTTTGTTGATGAAACTTATGTCAAAGTTTCTGGGCGATGGTGCTATCTATACCGTGGCATTGATCAAGATGGCAATCTTGTGGATGTGAGGCTCTCTGATAAACGGGACATGGCAGGGACTAAAGCCTTTTTTGAAATGGCCAGAGAGATATCAGGGGAAAGTCCCGAGCAAGTCTTTACTGATGGTCTTAAGTCATACCCCAGAGCCATTGATGAAGAATTAGGAAAAGAGGTGGAGCATCAAGTGATTGGCTGTCAGGGTAATCCAGTGGAACAAAGTCATCGTGGCCAGAAAGACCGATATTATCCAACTCTTGGATTTGGAGCCTTGGAATCAGCCCAGAGATTCTGTCAGGCTTTTGATGAGGTGAATAATGTTCTGAGACCTCGTCGTCAAATGAGAGAATTCGTGTCTCTATCTGAACAAAGAGATAGATTCTTTCATGGAGTGGAAGCATTACACAACATTTTCAATGCTACTTAA